The following are encoded together in the Deltaproteobacteria bacterium genome:
- the htpG gene encoding molecular chaperone HtpG: MKQTQTFNAEIKKLLDLMIHSLYSNKEIFLRELISNASDAMDKLKFEALTNHLLVPAEHKYEVRLEPNKEARTLKIIDSGIGMNKEEVIEYIGTIARSGTQKYHTISQEMKDKPELIGQFGVGFYSSFMVSEKVTLHTQKAGTNMGVVWESLGDGSYSVDEVPRPEGTGTTITLTLKKFEEEDHVADFSDEWTLKSLVKKYSDFISYPVVMKTKVKENETDKEKEEDQTLNSMKALWLRPASEIKAEEYQEFYKHISHDWANPAKTIHYKAEGNIEFTSLLFFPEKKPWNYQYRDTEYGLSLYVKKVFIMSDCKDLIPPHLRFVKGLIDSSDLSLNVSREILQQDRQVQLIKKNVVNKIYSSLKDMMTQTRELYENFWKEFGSTLKEGIANDSSAKDKIQDLLLFTTSTQEKLSSLDEYIARMKPHQKDIYFITGESLTQIKSTPYMEKLNEKGFEVLFCNDPIDEWVMGSLTTYKDKKLQSITRNDLDLDSAEEKKTKEEENKSLKERFLPLIEKMKTFLTENIKDVVISDRLSTTPACLVNAANDPSANMERLMSRMGSDFQMPKNKRILELNLKHPLFDVMMTKSEEEQKTWSEILYNQALLTEGSSLPDPSKFSKQISDLMTRM, encoded by the coding sequence ATGAAACAAACTCAAACATTTAATGCTGAAATCAAGAAATTATTGGATCTTATGATCCACTCTTTGTATTCGAACAAAGAGATCTTTTTACGAGAACTTATCTCCAATGCCTCAGACGCTATGGATAAGTTGAAGTTCGAAGCTTTGACAAATCATTTGCTTGTTCCTGCAGAACACAAATATGAAGTCAGGTTGGAGCCGAATAAAGAAGCCAGAACTTTAAAAATCATTGATTCTGGTATCGGCATGAATAAAGAAGAAGTTATCGAGTATATTGGAACTATCGCTAGGTCTGGCACACAAAAATATCACACCATTTCTCAGGAAATGAAAGACAAGCCTGAACTTATCGGACAGTTCGGGGTGGGATTTTACTCAAGTTTTATGGTCTCTGAAAAGGTGACCTTGCACACTCAAAAAGCAGGAACCAATATGGGTGTAGTTTGGGAATCATTAGGTGATGGCTCCTACTCCGTTGACGAAGTTCCAAGACCCGAAGGAACAGGAACGACGATCACCTTAACTTTGAAAAAATTTGAGGAAGAAGATCACGTTGCGGACTTCAGTGATGAGTGGACTCTTAAATCTTTAGTTAAAAAATATTCCGATTTTATTTCTTACCCTGTGGTTATGAAAACTAAAGTGAAAGAAAATGAAACCGACAAGGAAAAAGAAGAGGATCAAACCCTTAATTCTATGAAGGCGCTTTGGCTAAGGCCCGCAAGTGAAATCAAGGCTGAGGAATACCAAGAATTTTATAAACACATTTCCCATGACTGGGCGAATCCTGCGAAAACAATCCACTATAAGGCCGAGGGAAATATTGAATTTACCTCTCTTTTATTTTTTCCTGAGAAAAAACCTTGGAATTATCAGTATCGAGATACCGAATATGGTTTAAGTCTTTATGTGAAAAAAGTTTTTATTATGAGCGACTGCAAAGATTTAATTCCTCCTCACTTACGATTTGTTAAGGGCCTTATCGATAGCAGCGATCTTTCTCTAAATGTATCACGCGAAATTTTACAACAAGATCGTCAAGTTCAATTGATAAAAAAGAATGTCGTTAATAAAATTTATTCTTCCTTAAAAGACATGATGACTCAGACAAGGGAACTCTACGAAAACTTTTGGAAAGAATTTGGTTCCACCTTAAAAGAAGGTATTGCCAATGATTCTTCTGCGAAAGATAAAATTCAAGATTTATTGCTTTTTACGACTTCAACTCAAGAAAAGCTATCTTCTTTGGATGAGTACATTGCCAGAATGAAACCGCATCAAAAGGATATTTATTTTATTACAGGAGAGAGCCTGACTCAAATTAAATCGACTCCTTACATGGAGAAATTGAACGAAAAAGGTTTTGAAGTCTTGTTTTGTAATGACCCTATTGACGAATGGGTCATGGGAAGTTTAACAACTTATAAAGATAAAAAACTTCAGTCTATCACTCGCAATGATTTGGATCTAGATTCAGCAGAAGAAAAGAAAACTAAGGAAGAAGAGAATAAATCACTCAAAGAAAGATTTCTACCTTTAATCGAGAAGATGAAAACCTTCCTAACAGAAAACATCAAAGACGTGGTGATTTCTGATCGCCTCAGCACAACCCCTGCATGCCTGGTCAATGCGGCTAATGACCCATCGGCCAATATGGAAAGACTGATGTCACGAATGGGTTCTGATTTTCAAATGCCCAAAAACAAGAGAATTTTGGAGTTAAATTTAAAGCATCCATTGTTTGACGTCATGATGACAAAATCTGAGGAGGAGCAAAAGACCTGGTCAGAAATTTTGTACAATCAAGCCCTTTTGACTGAAGGATCCTCCTTACCAGACCCCAGTAAGTTTTCAAAACAAATCTCTGATTTGATGACAAGAATGTAA
- a CDS encoding Zn-dependent oligopeptidase produces MNRFIRLYVHRGLGRSLDKGLDKGLGGMNLISVGLISLVLLSCSSIQKEQAQKDQAPKEQLIKNSGTQILLPALIRSDYSPKELTELCQKEIKIFQERIDKLATFKFDTKQKRLDRQMGLELFNHTFGELESASAVFFEKTAPLNFMYSVSTREELRTPSQDCETQAEQQSIEVSSRKDLFQVMKLAEGLLSKIKLNPEEKRIVSETMKNFRLNGLELPDEKLNEVKKLKKELADLSTQFGANLNNNNDFAEMTIEEMQGIPESVLSRFTKLPNGNYKIPAKSTYNLAFMENASRPDARRKMLSVMDNREAQKNTEILKRAVSIRRQLAKLLGYKDWADYKTANKMAKTGKIARDFLEGLRKKLKIQYRKDYAELVNFKKQFDPKTTTLDPWDGIYLDYQLRKKKFKLDAELLREYFPTQLVLEKLFQIYSKLLRVHFIQVSNATTWHSSVQLFEVHDEKTGELLSYFYTDLYPREGKYNHAAAFPLRPGYFTQGKYVLPIAAIVANLTPPSADKPSLLSHDEVETLFHEFGHIMHMVLTKANYASLSGANVAWDFVEAPSQMLENWVWEPEILRQITGHYRNTKVPMPEELINKLVASRKFDQSYFSTRQLMLGLFDMNLHQSLKDLEPIETYKKIYKETTDMEPLPETHFPATFGHLMGGYDAGYYGYLWSQVYAHDMFTKFAGKNLLSSDVGYKYRTQVLEKGNTYPADELVKKFLGRQPNNKAFFRYLGL; encoded by the coding sequence GTGAATCGCTTTATAAGGTTATACGTTCATAGAGGCTTAGGTAGAAGCTTAGATAAAGGCTTAGATAAAGGCTTAGGGGGTATGAATTTGATCTCTGTGGGTTTGATAAGCCTTGTTTTATTATCATGTTCCTCTATTCAAAAGGAACAAGCTCAAAAGGATCAAGCTCCAAAAGAACAACTAATCAAAAACTCTGGCACTCAAATTTTATTGCCGGCACTCATACGCTCTGATTACTCTCCCAAAGAATTGACAGAACTTTGTCAAAAGGAAATTAAAATTTTCCAGGAAAGAATAGATAAGTTGGCAACCTTTAAATTTGATACAAAACAGAAGCGATTAGACCGTCAAATGGGTTTGGAGCTCTTCAATCATACTTTTGGTGAACTGGAGTCAGCTTCAGCGGTTTTTTTTGAAAAAACCGCTCCGTTAAATTTCATGTATTCAGTTTCAACACGCGAAGAATTGCGAACGCCTTCACAGGATTGTGAGACTCAAGCTGAACAGCAATCAATTGAAGTGAGTTCAAGAAAAGATTTATTTCAGGTTATGAAGCTGGCGGAAGGTTTGCTTTCAAAAATCAAATTAAACCCAGAGGAAAAGCGAATTGTTTCTGAAACCATGAAGAATTTTAGACTTAATGGATTAGAGCTGCCCGACGAGAAACTCAATGAAGTTAAGAAATTAAAGAAAGAGCTTGCAGATTTGTCCACTCAGTTCGGCGCCAATTTAAATAATAACAATGATTTTGCAGAAATGACGATCGAGGAAATGCAAGGGATACCTGAATCAGTACTCTCTAGGTTCACAAAATTACCAAATGGAAACTATAAAATTCCGGCCAAGAGCACATATAATTTAGCATTTATGGAAAATGCAAGCCGGCCAGACGCACGTCGAAAAATGTTGTCTGTCATGGACAATAGAGAAGCTCAAAAAAATACTGAAATTTTAAAAAGAGCTGTCAGTATTCGCCGTCAATTAGCAAAGCTATTAGGATATAAAGATTGGGCTGATTACAAAACAGCCAATAAAATGGCCAAAACTGGAAAAATAGCCAGAGATTTTTTAGAAGGCCTAAGAAAGAAATTAAAAATACAATATAGAAAAGATTATGCTGAGCTAGTTAATTTTAAAAAACAATTTGATCCGAAGACAACAACCTTGGATCCTTGGGATGGTATTTATTTGGATTACCAGCTTCGAAAGAAAAAATTTAAATTAGATGCTGAATTGCTAAGAGAGTACTTTCCCACTCAATTAGTATTAGAAAAATTATTTCAAATTTACTCTAAGTTGTTGAGAGTTCATTTTATCCAAGTATCTAATGCAACAACTTGGCATTCTAGCGTCCAATTATTTGAAGTTCATGATGAAAAAACGGGTGAGTTACTTTCCTATTTCTATACGGATTTATATCCACGCGAAGGAAAGTACAATCATGCGGCGGCATTTCCATTACGTCCTGGATATTTCACTCAAGGAAAATATGTATTACCTATCGCTGCTATTGTCGCAAATTTAACTCCACCAAGTGCAGATAAACCTTCCTTACTGAGTCATGATGAAGTGGAAACATTATTTCATGAGTTTGGTCACATTATGCATATGGTGTTAACGAAAGCCAATTATGCAAGCCTTTCTGGTGCAAATGTGGCTTGGGACTTTGTTGAAGCCCCTTCTCAAATGCTCGAAAACTGGGTTTGGGAACCAGAAATATTACGACAAATAACCGGGCATTATCGTAATACCAAAGTGCCAATGCCTGAAGAGCTTATTAATAAATTAGTTGCTTCTAGAAAGTTTGATCAATCTTACTTTTCAACTAGACAATTAATGTTGGGACTTTTTGACATGAATTTACATCAAAGTTTAAAGGATCTTGAACCCATAGAAACTTATAAAAAAATATATAAAGAAACAACAGATATGGAACCCTTGCCTGAAACTCATTTTCCAGCAACTTTTGGTCATCTCATGGGAGGATATGATGCCGGATATTATGGATATCTTTGGTCACAGGTTTATGCCCACGATATGTTTACTAAGTTTGCGGGAAAAAATCTTTTATCCTCTGATGTAGGGTACAAGTACCGAACTCAAGTACTTGAAAAAGGAAACACTTATCCAGCGGATGAATTGGTCAAGAAGTTTTTAGGCCGTCAACCCAATAACAAAGCCTTTTTTAGATATTTAGGATTATAA